TGACATATTGCGCACCGTGATCGAAATGCAGCCCCGCAGCCCGGCGCGTGGCCACGCGCCCGCCGATGCCGCGCCCCTTGTCCACCAGCACGGGCGCATGCCCCGCCTCGGCCAGACGGCGTGCACAGGCAATGCCCGCCATCCCGGCGCCGATGATCGCGACCCGGCTCATGCCGCCACCAGATCGCCAAGAAGCGCGGGGATCTTCTTCTTGACCTTAAAGAAGCCGGCGGTCGCGTGCGGCCAGAACGCGCTGTCCCAGTCGCGGCGCAGCTCGCAAAGCACGATGCCCTGCCGGTCCAGATAGGTCTCGGCCTCGGTCAGCCAATCGCGCATCGGGCCGCGCGGCACAAAAGGCGTCACGATCTGCTCGGCCCCCGCCGCATGCGCCCATTTGGCCAGCGTATCGGGATGATCCGCGCGCAGAAGGTCCGGCACGCGCCCCAGCCGTGCCGCCGTATCCGCTAGCGCGCCTGCCTCGAAGTCGTGCACATGCGGCGCCACCTCCAGCGGCGAGCGCAGATGACTACCCGCCAAAGTGCCAAGCGCGCAGGCGCCAGAGATGTCCAGATCAAAGCGCTCGGGACTGCAATCCTCATCCGTGATCAGGATCGCGGTCGCGGCACCATCACGCGGCGCACGCGGCGCGCGCACGGGCCGCACCTGGGGCAGGCCCTCCGGCTCACTTGCCTCCAGCCCTTCGGTGACTTCCTCGAGGTCGGAAGCGCGCGGCGCAAAGCGCCCGCCGGTGAAGGTGGCGATGTTCTTGGGATCGGCCGCATAGGGCCGGCCGCGTGTGTGCAGCCCGGCCACCCAGCGCCAGCCCAGCGTGTTGGACGCCGCGTCACCGTCCAGCAGATGGCGGTAGAAGAAATCGGCGCCCATCCGCCACGGCAGCCCCAGTGTGAAAATCCAGATCGAGGCGAACCACATGCGCGCGTGATTGTGCAGATAGCCCGTGCTGACCAGCTCTTCGGCCCAGGCATCGAAGCAATCCAGCCCCGTCTGCCCATCCATGGCGCGGGCCACGTCGCGGGACAAGCGCCGGTCACGGTCCAGCGCGGCCAGATCGGCATCCAGCCCCGACGCGTAGCTGTCCCAGACCTCCGGGCGCCGCTCCAGCCATCCCTTGAAGTAGCTGCGCCAGACGACCTCCTGCACGAATTTCTCCGCATTTTCCGGCCCATGCGCATCCAACGCCGCCGTCACGACCTCTTCCTCGGTCACGAGGCGGCGGCGCAGATAGGGCGACAGGGTCGAGACGGCCTTGTGATTTCCGGGGCCGCGATCGTAGTTGCGCCCGTTTGCATAGCGCCGCCCCATTGCGGGTACAAAGGCGTCCATGCGTTCGAGACCGGCGGCGCGGGTTGGGGGAAACTGGCTCATCTCGTCGGCTCTCCTCAAAGGTCGCACGACAAGATGGCCCGCGAGGCGGCGAGATCAATGGAGCGGCGGCGCCCGATTTTACAGGTTTCAAGCGGCGTGCGGGCTGCTATGCGGAAGGCATGGATATCGTTCTGATCACGGCGGTCATCGCCTCGCTCTTTCTGGTCATCGGCGCAGCCGAGCCCTTGGCCGCGCGGCTGCGCCTGCCCTACACCGTGATCCTTGCGGTGCTGGGCATCCTGATCGGGTCGGGCGCGATCTTCTTCCTGCGCACCGATTTGACCGATGCGCTTAATCCCATCGCCGAGGCGATCCTGGGCTTGCCGATCCGCTCGAACGTCTTTCTGTACGTCTTTCTGCCGACGCTGCTGTTTCAGGCAACACTCGGCATGAATCTGCGCCGGATGCTGGACGACTGGGTGCCCATCCTGACGCTGGCCGTCGTCGCGGTGGTGGTCGCCACATTCAGCGTGGGCTTTGCGCTGTCTTGGGTCAGCGCGCTGCCGCTGGCCGCCTGCCTTCTCATCGGTGCGATCGTCTCGACAACCGACCCGTCGGCGGTGGTGTCGATCTTCCGCTCGATCTCGGCGCCCCGGCGCCTCGCGCGGATCATCGAGGGCGAGAGCCTGCTGAACGACGCGGCGGCCATCGCGCTCTTTGGTCTTTTCATGAGCTTCGTCATGCTGGGCGTGCCCGACCCCAAGCTCAGCGATGCGCTGGCCCGGTTTCCCATGCTCATCGCCGGGGGCGCTGCCACTGGCTGGC
This portion of the Roseovarius nanhaiticus genome encodes:
- a CDS encoding FAD-binding domain-containing protein, whose translation is MSQFPPTRAAGLERMDAFVPAMGRRYANGRNYDRGPGNHKAVSTLSPYLRRRLVTEEEVVTAALDAHGPENAEKFVQEVVWRSYFKGWLERRPEVWDSYASGLDADLAALDRDRRLSRDVARAMDGQTGLDCFDAWAEELVSTGYLHNHARMWFASIWIFTLGLPWRMGADFFYRHLLDGDAASNTLGWRWVAGLHTRGRPYAADPKNIATFTGGRFAPRASDLEEVTEGLEASEPEGLPQVRPVRAPRAPRDGAATAILITDEDCSPERFDLDISGACALGTLAGSHLRSPLEVAPHVHDFEAGALADTAARLGRVPDLLRADHPDTLAKWAHAAGAEQIVTPFVPRGPMRDWLTEAETYLDRQGIVLCELRRDWDSAFWPHATAGFFKVKKKIPALLGDLVAA